Below is a window of Streptomyces sp. ITFR-16 DNA.
CCCGGCGAGGTCCAGTCGGTGCACGTGGTGCCCGCCGACCCGCCGGCCGTCCCCGAGGCGGTCGCCGCCGTGCTGGACGCGGACTGGGTGGTGCTCGGCCCCGGCTCCTGGTTCTCCTCGGTCATCCCGCATCTGCTCGTCCCCGATCTGCTCGACGCGCTGATCGAAACGAAGGCCCGCAAGGTCCTCTCGCTGAACCTCGCGCCGCAACCCGGTGAAACAGAGGGCTTCTCTCCGCAGCGTCATTTGGAGGTTTTGGGACGACACGCCCCTAAACTCGCCTTGGACGTGGTGCTGGCCGACGAGGCCGCCGTGCCCGACCGCGAGTCCCTCGCCGACGCCGCAAAACGGCTCGGTGCCGCGGTCGAGCTGGCGCCGGTGGCCTCACCCGACGGCGTTCCGATTCATGATCCGGAGCTGTTGGCCGCCGCGTACGACCGTATTTTTCGGATGCATGGAAGGATCGGCCCATGGCGATGACGCCAGCGGTGAAGGACGAAATCTCTCGGCTTCCCGTGACCCGGACCTGCTGCAGGAAGGCAGAGGTCTCGGCGATTCTTCGGTTCGCGGGTGGACTGCACCTGGTGAGCGGCCGGATTGTGATCGAGGCGGAGCTGGACACCGCGATGGCGGCGCGCCGGCTCAAGCGGGACATTCTCGAGATCTTCGGGCACAGCTCGGAGCTGATCGTGATGGCCCCCGGCGGCCTGCGGCGCGGTTCGCGCTATGTCGTACGGGTGGTGGCCGGCGGAGACCAGCTGGCGCGCCAGACGGGCCTGGTGGACGGCCGCGGCCGTCCCATCCGCGGACTTCCCCCGCAGGTGGTCTCGGGGGCCACCTGCGACGCCGAGGCCGCCTGGCGCGGGGCCTTTCTGGCGCACGGCTCGCTGACCGAGCCGGGGCGCTCCTCCTCGCTGGAGGTGACCTGCCCGGGCCCGGAGGCGGCGCTCGCGCTGGTCGGCGCCGCCCGCAGGCTCTCCATCGCGGCGAAGGCCCGCGAGGTGCGCGGGGTGGACCGCGTCGTCGTCCGCGACGGCGACGCGATCGGCGCCCTGCTCACCCGGCTCGGCGCCCATGAGTCGGTGCTGGCCTGGGAGGAGCGGCGGATGCGGCGCGAGGTCCGCGCCACCGCCAACCGCCTCGCCAACTTCGACGACGCGAACCTGCGCCGCTCCGCCCGCGCCGCCGTCGCCGCGGGTGCCCGGGTGGGGCGCGCGCTGGAGATCCTGGGCGAGGAGGTCCCCGAGCACCTCGCCGCCGCCGGACGGCTGCGCATGGAGCACAAGCAGGCCTCCCTGGAGGAGCTGGGCGCCCTCGCCGACCCGCCGCTGACCAAGGACGCCGTCGCGGGCCGGATCCGCCGGCTCCTGGCGATGGCCGACAAGCGGGCCCAGGACCTGGGTATCCCCGGCACCGAGTCCACCCTCAGTGAAGAGCTGGCCGACGGTCTGGTCGGCTGATCCGCGTCCCCGCCGACGAGCCGCGGCGGGAACGCGCCACGCACCCGCGGGTGTTGACGCTGCGTAATCGTCGCAGCCGGTGGCACCGGACAACCGCAGGCCCGTACTCCTACTGGGGAGTACGGGCCTGCGGCCGTCTTACGGCCCCGCTCGATGTCACCCCGAGGGCTCCGGAGAGGTAGGGTCGGAGGCGGTCGGGGACATCCCATACAACTCGCCGGCGTCGAAAACCGGCGTACCTAACGAGGAGATCGGTTCGTGACGATCCGCGTAGGCATCAACGGCTTTGGCCGCATCGGTCGTAACTACTTCCGCGCGCTGCTGGAGCAGGGTGCGGACATCGAGATCGTGGCTGTCAACGACCTGGGTGACACTGCGACCACGGCCCACCTGCTGAAGTACGACACCATTCTGGGTCGTCTCAAGGCAGAGGTGAGTCACACCGCCGACACCATCACGGTCG
It encodes the following:
- the whiA gene encoding DNA-binding protein WhiA, with product MAMTPAVKDEISRLPVTRTCCRKAEVSAILRFAGGLHLVSGRIVIEAELDTAMAARRLKRDILEIFGHSSELIVMAPGGLRRGSRYVVRVVAGGDQLARQTGLVDGRGRPIRGLPPQVVSGATCDAEAAWRGAFLAHGSLTEPGRSSSLEVTCPGPEAALALVGAARRLSIAAKAREVRGVDRVVVRDGDAIGALLTRLGAHESVLAWEERRMRREVRATANRLANFDDANLRRSARAAVAAGARVGRALEILGEEVPEHLAAAGRLRMEHKQASLEELGALADPPLTKDAVAGRIRRLLAMADKRAQDLGIPGTESTLSEELADGLVG